The following proteins are encoded in a genomic region of Musa acuminata AAA Group cultivar baxijiao chromosome BXJ2-11, Cavendish_Baxijiao_AAA, whole genome shotgun sequence:
- the LOC135626481 gene encoding probable NADH dehydrogenase [ubiquinone] 1 alpha subcomplex subunit 5, mitochondrial — MFLRRVMLRGGMGAMMMQAAKKVKETTGIVGLDVVPNAREVLVSLYTRTLKEIQAVPQDEGYRKAVESFTRHRLQVCQEEEDWEAIEKRLGCGQVEELIEEAQDELKLIGKMIEWEPWGVPEDYECELIEDDTSIPKHVPQHRPCQLPEEFFKTLEAVSTESVPKNEPAPQVKS, encoded by the exons ATGTTTCTGCGACGGGTGATGCTGAGGGGTGGGATGGGGGCGATGATGATGCAGGCGGCGAAGAAGGTGAAAGAGACGACGGGGATCGTGGGGCTCGACGTGGTGCCCAACGCCCGGGAGGTGCTCGTCTCCCTCTACACCCGCACCCTCAAGGAGATCCAGGCCGTGCCCCAGGATGAGGGCTACCGCAAGGCCGTCGAGAGCTTCACTCGCCACCGCCTCCAGGTCTGCCAGGAGGAGGAGGACTGGGAGGCCATCGAGAAGCGCCTTGGCTGCGGCCAGGTCGAGGAGCTCATCGAGGAGGCACAGGACGAGCTCAAGCTCATCGGAAAGATGATCG AGTGGGAGCCATGGGGAGTTCCCGAGGACTACGAATGTGAGCTCATCGAAGATGACACTTCGATTCCTAAACATGTCCCTCAACACCGGCCTTGCCAGCTTCCAGAGGAGTTCTTCAAGACGCTTGAGGCAGTCTCCACGGAATCGGTTCCCAAGAATGAACCTGCACCTCAAGTGAAGTCTTAA
- the LOC135626477 gene encoding probable glycerol-3-phosphate acyltransferase 3 — protein sequence MASKAFSKSLLSFYRSLRSRLANPLSLHRRELHLKLQKNHLSLCHLHDQTLVLDVEGGLLRSSSTFPYFMLVALEAGCILRGLILLLLYPLLCCLSQEVGLQIMVLVCFLGIRKQGFRTGIAVLPKHLLEDVGLEGFEVLRMAGKKVCVSGMPSVMVEGFLKEYLEVDLVVARELKVFNGYYTGLMEEDSYLGLENAFGEDAIGFGSYIKSPQHQLFSHCKEIYLVTEAEKKNWQRLPREEYPKAMVFHDGRMAFKPTPMATLAMFVWFPFGVSLSILRTIVFLSLPYTISIPIGSATGMTNRVLNPHASADDRQHKLYVCNHRTLLDPVYISVMLNKLVVAVTYSVSPITEALSPIRTVRLTRSKEEDRRKMERLLSQGDLVVCPEGTTCREPYLLRFSPLFVELAEEVVPVALAARVGMFYGTTASGFKFLDSFFFLMNPRPEYHLEFLQKIPTGCLRRRSGSSYEVANLVQREIGSALGFRCTALTRKDKYVILAGNEGTVKAKT from the exons ATGGCTTCAAAGGCCTTCTCCAAGTCATTGCTCTCCTTCTACCGCTCTCTCCGAAGCAGGCTGGCCAACCCACTGTCCCTCCACAGAAGAGAGCTCCATCTAAAGCTACAGAAGAATCATCTCTCCTTGTGCCACCTCCATGACCAAACCCTAGTGCTAGACGTGGAGGGAGGCCTCCTGAGGTCCTCGTCCACTTTCCCTTACTTCATGCTTGTGGCCTTGGAAGCAGGGTGCATCTTGAGAGGCCTCATCCTCTTGCTTCTCTACCCTTTGCTGTGTTGCTTGAGCCAGGAGGTGGGTTTACAGATCATGGTGCTGGTGTGCTTCCTTGGGATCAGAAAGCAGGGGTTCAGGACAGGGATAGCGGTCCTCCCCAAACACTTGCTGGAGGATGTGGGGCTGGAAGGGTTTGAGGTGTTGAGGATGGCAGGGAAGAAGGTCTGTGTCAGTGGCATGCCCAGTGTCATGGTGGAAGGGTTCCTCAAGGAGTACTTGGAGGTGGATTTGGTGGTGGCAAGGGAGCTGAAGGTCTTCAATGGCTACTATACTGGGTTAATGGAGGAAGACAGCTACTTGGGTTTGGAGAATGCATTTGGTGAAGATGCCATTGGGTTTGGAAGCTACATCAAATCTCCTCAGCACCAACTTTTCTCTCATTGCAAG GAAATTTACCTGGTGACTGAAGCTGAGAAGAAGAACTGGCAGAGGTTGCCGAGAGAAGAGTACCCAAAGGCAATGGTGTTCCACGACGGCAGAATGGCGTTCAAGCCCACACCAATGGCCACACTCGCCATGTTCGTCTGGTTCCCTTTCGGCGTCTCCCTCTCCATCCTTAGGACCATCGTCTTCCTCTCCTTGCCCTACACCATCTCCATCCCTATCGGATCTGCCACCGGAATGACGAACCGGGTCCTGAACCCTCACGCATCCGCCGACGACCGACAACACAAGCTCTACGTCTGCAACCACAGGACCCTCCTTGATCCGGTCTACATCTCCGTCATGCTCAACAAGCTCGTCGTCGCCGTCACCTACAGCGTCAGCCCGATAACCGAAGCCCTGTCTCCGATCAGGACGGTGAGACTCACGCGAAGCAAGGAGGAGGACAGGCGGAAGATGGAGAGGCTGCTGAGCCAGGGAGACCTGGTGGTGTGCCCCGAGGGCACCACGTGCAGGGAACCCTATCTGCTAAGGTTCAGCCCGCTGTTCGTGGAGCTGGCCGAGGAGGTGGTGCCGGTGGCGTTGGCCGCCAGGGTCGGCATGTTCTACGGCACGACGGCGAGCGGGTTCAAGTTCTTggactccttcttcttcctcatgaACCCACGGCCGGAGTACCACCTCGAGTTCCTGCAGAAGATACCGACGGGGTGCCTGCGCAGGAGGAGCGGCAGCAGCTATGAGGTTGCCAACCTTGTGCAGCGTGAAATCGGAAGCGCTCTGGGGTTTCGGTGCACTGCACTCACGAGGAAGGACAAGTACGTGATTCTTGCTGGGAACGAAGGCACTGTGAAGGCCAAGACATAA
- the LOC135626479 gene encoding transcription factor MYB78-like has protein sequence MEFHGSITPQSVEEMDLRRGPWTVEEDLLLMNYIAAHGEGRWNSLARCAGLRRTGKSCRLRWLNYLRPDVRRGNITPEEQLLILELHSRWGNRWSKIAQFLPGRTDNEIKNYWRTRVQKHAKQLKCDVNSKQFKDVMRYLWMPRLIERIRVASGDPTAVAPAAHWTPELAPVNPSPDNSSTAGSSSLQFSPQPVPDSCADCSTRQGDGNGGDVIQPGELAASWSASALSPGGDAHLGLLDFDQIQWGDSLWTVEDIWLQQQF, from the exons ATGGAGTTCCATGGAAGCATCACGCCACAGAGTGTGGAGGAGATGGACTTGAGAAGAGGGCCTTGGACCGTGGAGGAGGACCTTCTCCTGATGAACTATATTGCTGCTCATGGCGAGGGTCGATGGAATTCTCTTGCCCGTTGCGCAG GACTCAGAAGAACTGGGAAGAGCTGCCGGCTCCGGTGGCTCAACTATCTCCGACCTGACGTCCGCCGCGGCAACATCACTCCGGAGGAGCAGCTCCTCATCCTGGAACTCCACTCTCGCTGGGGAAACCG GTGGTCTAAGATCGCGCAATTCTTGCCCGGGaggaccgacaacgagatcaagaactactggaggacCAGAGTGCAGAAGCACGCGAAGCAGCTCAAGTGCGACGTCAACAGCAAGCAGTTCAAGGACGTGATGCGGTACCTGTGGATGCCCCGCCTGATCGAGCGAATCCGGGTGGCTTCCGGCGACCCCACGGCCGTCGCCCCGGCGGCGCACTGGACCCCGGAGCTCGCCCCGGTGAACCCGAGCCCGGACAACTCGAGCACGGCCGGCTCGTCGTCGTTGCAATTCTCGCCGCAGCCTGTCCCCGACAGCTGCGCCGACTGCAGCACGAGGCAAGGTGACGGTAATGGCGGTGACGTGATTCAACCCGGTGAACTCGCTGCATCCTGGTCGGCCTCGGCGCTGAGCCCGGGCGGTGACGCTCACCTGGGGTTGCTGGACTTCGACCAAATCCAATGGGGGGACAGCTTGTGGACTGTGGAAGACATATGGCTGCAGCAACAGTTTTAG